One stretch of Streptomyces sp. NBC_00443 DNA includes these proteins:
- a CDS encoding ABC transporter ATP-binding protein, with translation MTSAVSVRGLWKRFGQQVAVAGIDLELPAGKFIGLVGPNGAGKTTTLSMVTGLLRPDQGSVEVVGHDVWRDPVEVKARIGVLPEGLRLFERLSGRELLAYTGRLRGLPGAEVDKRVTQLLDVLDLAGAQHKLVVDYSTGMRKKIGLAAALLHNPEVLFLDEPFEGVDPVSAQTIRGVLERYTASGATVVFSSHVMELVESLCDWVAVMAAGRIRAHGPLAEVRGDAASLQQAFLELVGANARDTGSDLDWLGGAR, from the coding sequence ATGACGTCGGCCGTAAGTGTGCGTGGGCTCTGGAAGCGGTTCGGGCAGCAAGTTGCCGTTGCCGGGATTGATCTGGAGTTGCCCGCAGGGAAGTTCATCGGGCTCGTGGGCCCCAACGGGGCCGGGAAGACCACCACCCTCTCCATGGTGACCGGCCTGCTCCGGCCCGATCAGGGGTCCGTCGAGGTCGTCGGGCACGACGTTTGGCGGGACCCGGTCGAGGTGAAGGCGCGGATCGGGGTGCTGCCCGAAGGGCTTCGGCTCTTCGAGCGGCTCTCCGGGCGGGAGTTGCTCGCGTACACGGGGCGGTTGCGCGGGCTCCCCGGCGCCGAGGTCGACAAGCGGGTCACCCAGCTGCTGGACGTGCTCGATCTGGCGGGGGCGCAGCACAAGCTGGTCGTCGACTACTCGACCGGTATGCGCAAGAAGATCGGCCTCGCGGCGGCGCTGCTCCACAATCCCGAAGTGCTGTTCCTGGACGAGCCGTTCGAGGGCGTCGACCCGGTCTCCGCCCAGACCATCCGGGGCGTCCTGGAGCGCTACACCGCCTCCGGCGCGACCGTCGTCTTCTCCTCCCACGTCATGGAGCTTGTCGAGTCACTGTGTGACTGGGTCGCCGTCATGGCCGCCGGGCGCATCCGGGCGCACGGCCCCCTCGCCGAGGTCCGCGGCGACGCGGCCTCGCTGCAGCAGGCGTTCCTCGAACTCGTCGGCGCGAACGCCCGCGACACCGGGTCCGACCTCGACTGGCTCGGCGGGGCCCGATGA
- a CDS encoding bifunctional DNA primase/polymerase, which produces MLGVEETIPATEAAQIPKQRGETLLETAVRYAEERHWDVFPGTWLEAVDGVQLCSCSDTACPAPGAHPARPDWATQATGSATVARRMWQKQPNASILLPTGRTFDAISVPETAGFLALARMERMELTLGPVTLAPDRRMHFFVLPGASVKVPELVRKLGWSVGSLDLVALGEGAWVAGPPTRFGSRGAVQWACRPTPANRWLPDAEELISPLAYACGRDR; this is translated from the coding sequence GTGTTGGGCGTGGAAGAGACGATCCCGGCCACCGAAGCCGCACAGATTCCCAAGCAGCGCGGCGAAACGCTGCTGGAGACCGCCGTTCGCTACGCCGAGGAGCGTCACTGGGACGTGTTCCCCGGGACCTGGCTGGAGGCCGTGGACGGCGTGCAGCTCTGTTCCTGCAGCGACACCGCCTGCCCCGCGCCCGGCGCGCACCCCGCACGCCCGGACTGGGCGACACAGGCGACCGGGAGCGCGACGGTCGCCCGCCGGATGTGGCAGAAGCAGCCGAACGCGTCGATCCTGCTGCCGACGGGGCGCACCTTCGACGCGATCTCCGTCCCGGAGACGGCCGGGTTTCTCGCCCTGGCCCGTATGGAGCGGATGGAACTGACGCTGGGGCCGGTGACGTTGGCGCCGGACCGCCGGATGCACTTCTTCGTGCTGCCGGGGGCATCGGTGAAGGTGCCCGAGCTGGTGCGCAAGCTGGGCTGGTCCGTCGGCTCGCTGGATCTGGTCGCGCTCGGAGAGGGCGCGTGGGTCGCCGGGCCGCCGACTCGGTTCGGGTCTCGGGGGGCTGTGCAGTGGGCCTGCCGGCCTACGCCGGCCAATCGGTGGCTGCCGGACGCGGAGGAGTTGATCTCGCCGCTCGCGTATGCCTGTGGGCGGGACCGCTGA